From one Paramormyrops kingsleyae isolate MSU_618 chromosome 1, PKINGS_0.4, whole genome shotgun sequence genomic stretch:
- the ptpro gene encoding receptor-type tyrosine-protein phosphatase O isoform X4, translating to MYFRGILASMLPCAICLLCSIQGIVSFVATVREDNSILMLLEPADMADNGTAYGVRVTGEPESHFLLFQNLSDSVPPPLVFNASYHGLCYTVSFMVSNGTVWSKPVKTISLLTKPLPVDSVFIHDYKPAPETSVIFELKSAENNVFTRVNISYSEGQEQRSMLYKDFFKGKTVFKHWLPGTCYSNITFQLVSEATSNKSTLVRHSLVLHQPGRHRTAPNPPLNVSFRIIRLSGRAPPRLARSGSYSRLVGDVPLIDEQDEVDPMEEEGDPRSFAIGQEHLSPTQGSNSSADDSSTSSTRNESSSQAYWPLATARPTSTGPISSEEFVNAPVLESEDQSDSGSGMDQPHAPLFPTSGLPHLLLELQWQAPRPPTMFDGFVVYISINGSHKEVAQVDENTQEFVRKLSEPGTYRVLVTTWSSSGDCEPRESRVETSFTFYLSSSGEWFEEPKERPQAVTVRMLNSDTAAVSWAMSSTNLNGSLVSVLSLTCSKPRLGQRLESNYCNEENTTSDIITDLTPGAQYRVLVFFTNGPLVGPASDPVIISTLPLGVQNLAVHSLSPWEAILSWQRPHNVAFHKYIVETFFFNPATLTSQWSTYYELTATSSLVASVRVTDLLPAWYYKFRVTMETWGEPVRSCCDRSTVSFITAPEAPHISLVEYFSSVLHVRWTYGDIFTDLSHSRMLHWQVAAEGMRGARRRASANVPRTVMQATLALPPGDIYNLTVTACTERSNNTSTPHIIKLEPARPKSLYAVNTTHTSVSLLWVEEGIVDFYRVSCKQVGLSRSTNGEREAQTVHSHVATVSNLLPATTYNCSVTSYSYSTPSEPAYVAISTQARELNPSVAAISALAVLSVLLISLLLFILIVLRKKHIQMSRECGAGTFVNFASFERDGKLPYNWRRTLFAFLTLLPSCLWTDYLLAFYINPWSKTALKKRKLTCPVQLDDFDTYISDMTKDSAYKFSLQFEELKSVGLDLSHEAADLAVNRSKNRYTNILPLSVTTMKHV from the exons ATGTATTTCCGCGGGATCCTCGCATCAATGTTGCCTTGTGCGATATGCCTCCTATGCAGCATCCAG GGCATCGTGTCATTCGTGGCCACTGTCAGAGAAGACAACAGCATCTTGATGTTGCTGGAGCCAGCAGACATGGCGGACAATGGCACAGCGTACGGCGTGCGGGTGACCGGCGAGCCTGAGAGCCACTTCCTGCTGTTTCAAAACCTCAGCGACTCTGTCCCTCCACCGCTGGTCTTCAACGCTTCCTATCATGGCCTGTGCTACACGGTCAGCTTCATGGTCAGCAATGGCACTGTGTGGTCCAAGCCAGTGAAGACTATCAGCCTCCTGACAA AGCCTCTTCCAGTAGATAGTGTGTTTATCCATGACTACAAACCTGCCCCGGAAACGAGTGTCATCTTTGAGCTCAAGTCTGCAGAGAACAACGTTTTTACGAGAGTAAATATCAGCTACTCTGAGGGACAGGAGCAGCGGTCGATGCTGTACAAAG ACTTCTTCAAGGGGAAAACCGTTTTCAAACATTGGCTTCCTGGAACCTGCTACAGCAACATCACCTTCCAGCTGGTGTCAGAGGCCACGTCCAACAAGAGCACCCTGGTCCGGCACAGCCTGGTGCTCCACCAGCCCGGCCGGCACAGGACAG CACCAAACCCACCCCTCAATGTCTCCTTCCGGATCATTCGTCTGAGCGGGAGAGCACCACCACGGCTTGCGCGTAGCGGGTCATACTCTCGCCTGGTTGGTGATGTCCCCTTGATAGATGAACAGGATGAGGTGGACCCTATGGAGGAAGAAGGGGACCCAAGGAGCTTCGCCATTGGACAGGAACACTTGAGCCCAACCCAAGGCTCCAACAGCTCAGCAGATGACTCGTCTACCAGCAGTACAAGAAATGAGAGCTCCTCGCAAGCCTATTGGCCACTGGCCACGGCCAGGCCCACCTCCACTGGCCCCATATCGAGCGAGGAGTTTGTAAACGCACCAGTCCTAGAATCTGAAGATCAGAGCGATTCGGGTTCTGGCATGGACCAACCCCATGCGCCCTTGTTCCCCACCTCTGGGCTGCCCCACCTCCTGCTGGAGCTGCAGTGGCAGGCACCTCGCCCACCAACCATGTTCGATGGCTTTGTAGTCTACATCTCCATAAACG GTAGCCACAAAGAGGTGGCCCAGGTGGACGAAAATACGCAGGAGTTTGTCAGGAAGCTGAGCGAACCTGGGACCTACAGGGTGCTGGTGACAACATGGAGCTCATCCGGAGACTGTGAGCCTAGAGAGAGCCGCGTGGAGACCAGCTTCACCTTCTACCTCA GTTCCAGTGGGGAGTGGTTTGAAGAGCCCAAGGAACGACCCCAGGCTGTGACGGTGAGGATGCTGAACTCCGATACGGCAGCCGTTTCCTGGGCTATGTCTTCAACAAACCTTAATGGAAGCCTGGTGTCTGTACTATCCCTTACCTGCTCCAAACCAAGGCTCGGTCAGAGGCTGGAGAGTAACTACTGCAATGAG GAAAATACTACCAGTGACATCATCACTGACTTAACCCCCGGTGCACAGTACCGGGTTCTGGTCTTCTTCACAAATGGCCCTCTCGTCGGCCCTGCCTCAGACCCCGTCATCATTTCAACAT TGCCCCTGGGTGTCCAAAACTTGGCTGTGCATTCTCTGAGTCCCTGGGAGGCCATCCTGAGCTGGCAGCGGCCGCACAATGTAGCCTTCCACAAGTACATCGTGGAGACCTTCTTCTTCAACCCGGCCACGCTCACCTCGCAGTGGAGCACTTACTACGAGCTCACTGCCACCTCTTCGCTGGTGGCCTCTGTG AGAGTGACAGACCTACTGCCCGCCTGGTACTACAAATTCCGCGTCACCATGGAGACGTGGGGCGAGCCGGTGCGGAGCTGCTGTGACAGATCCACTGTGAGCTTCATCACAG CTCCGGAGGCGCCCCACATATCCCTGGTGGAATACTTCAGCAGCGTGCTCCACGTCAGGTGGACCTACGGGGACATCTTCACTGACCTGTCCCATTCCCGCATGCTGCACTGGCAGGTGGCGGCCGAGGGCATGAGAGGGGCCAGGAGACGAGCGTCTGCCAAC GTGCCCCGCACCGTCATGCAGGCAACACTGGCTCTGCCCCCTGGGGACATCTACAACCTGACTGTGACAGCATGCACGGAGCGCAGCAACAATACATCCACACCGCACATCATCAAACTGG AACCGGCTCGTCCAAAGTCTCTCTATGCTGTCAACACGACACACACGTCGGTGTCTCTGCTCTGGGTCGAGGAAGGAATCGTGGATTTCTACCGGGTTTCCTGCAAGCAAGTGGGCCTCAGTAGGAGCACGAAC GGGGAGAGGGAAGCCCAAACTGTCCACTCCCATGTGGCAACAGTCTCCAACCTCCTACCTGCCACCACCTACAACTGCAGCGTCACCAGCTACAGCTACAGCACTCCCAGTGAGCCAGCTTATGTGGCCATCTCCACCCAAG CCAGGGAGCTGAACCCCAGTGTGGCAGCCATATCTGCACTTGCCGTCCTCAGCGTCCTCCTCATCAGCctgctcctcttcatcctcatcGTGCTCCGCAAGAAGCACATACAGATGTCCAG AGAGTGTGGGGCTGGGACATTCGTCAACTTTGCCTCCTTTGAACGAGACGGGAAGCTACCCTACAACTG GCGAAGGACCCTTTTCGCCTTCCTAACTCTCCTGCCATCCTGCCTTTGGACTGATTATCTTTTGGCTTTTTATATTAATCCATG gAGCAAGACTGCCTTAAAGAAGAGGAAACTAACATG